CTGGGGAGTACGGCCGCAAGGCTGAAACTCAAAGGAATTGACGGGGGCCCGCACAAGCGGTGGAGCATGTGGTTTAATTCGAAGCAACGCGAAGAACCTTACCAGGTCTTGACATCCTCTGACAACCCTAGAGATAGGGCTTCTCCTTCGGGAGCAGAGTGACAGGTGGTGCATGGTTGTCGTCAGCTCGTGTCGTGAGATGTTGGGTTAAGTCCCGCAACGAGCGCAACCCTTGATCTTAGTTGCCATCATTAAGTTGGGCACTCTAAGGTGACTGCCGGTGACAAACCGGAGGAAGGTGGGGATGACGTCAAATCATCATGCCCCTTATGACCTGGGCTACACACGTGCTACAATGGACGGTACAAAGAGCTGCAAGACCGCGAGGTGGAGCTAATCTCATAAAACCGTTCTCAGTTCGGATTGTAGGCTGCAACTCGCCTACATGAAGCTGGAATCGCTAGTAATCGCGGATCAGCATGCCGCGGTGAATACGTTCCCGGGCCTTGTACACACCGCCCGTCACACCACGAGAGTTTGTAACACCCGAAGTCGGTGGGGTAACCTTTTTGGAGCCAGCCGCCTAAGGTGGGACAGATGATTGGGGTGAAGTCGTAACAAGGTAGCCGTATCGGAAGGTGCGGCTGGATCACCTCCTTTCTATGGAGAATTGATGAACGTTGTTCATCAATATAAGTTTCCGTGTTTCGTTTTGTTCAGTTTTGAGAGAACTATCTCTCATATATAAATGTATGTTCTTTGAAAACTAGATAACAGTGTAGCTCATATTTTTTAATTTTAGTTTGGTTAAGTTAGAAAGGGCGCACGGTGGATGCCTTGACACTAGGAGTCGATGAAGGACGGGACTAACGCCGATATGCTTCGGGGAGCTGTAAGTAAGCTTTGATCCGAAGATTTCCGAATGGGGAAACCCACCATACGTAATGGTATGGTATCCTTATCTGAATACATAGGGTAAGGAAGACAGACCCAGGGAACTGAAACATCTAAGTACCTGGAGGAAGAGAAAGCAAATGCGATTTCCTGAGTAGCGGCGAGCGAAACGGAATCTAGCCCAAACCAAGAGGCTTGCCTCTTGGGGTTGTAGGACATTCTATACGGAGTTACAAAGGAACGAGGTAGACGAAGCAGCCTGGAAAGGCTCGTCACAGAAGGTAACAACCCTGTAGTCGAAACTTCGTTCTCTCTTGAATGTATCCTGAGTACGGCGGAACACGTGAAATTCCGTCGGAATCTGGGAGGACCATCTCCCAAGGCTAAATACTCCCTAGTGATCGATAGTGAACCAGTACCGTGAGGGAAAGGTGAAAAGCACCCCGGAAGGGGAGTGAAAGAGATCCTGAAACCGTGTGCCTACAAATAGTCAGAGCCCGTTAATGGGTGATGGCGTGCCTTTTGTAGAATGAACCGGCGAGTTACGATCCCGTGCGAGGTTAAGCTGAAGAGGCGGAGCCGTAGCGAAAGCGAGTCTGAATAGGGCGTTTAGTACGTGGTCGTAGACCCGAAACCAGGTGATCTACCCATGTCCAGGGTGAAGTTCAGGTAACACTGAATGGAGGCCCGAACCCACGCACGTTGAAAAGTGCGGGGATGAGGTGTGGGTAGCGGAGAAATTCCAATCGAACCTGGAGATAGCTGGTTCTCCCCGAAATAGCTTTAGGGCTAGCCTCAAGTGTAAGAGTCTTGGAGGTAGAGCACTGATTGAACTAGGGGTCCTCATCGGATTACCGAATTCAGTCAAACTCCGAATGCCAATGACTTATCCTTGGGAGTCAGACTGCGAGTGATAAGATCCGTAGTCAAAAGGGAAACAGCCCAGACCGCCAGCTAAGGTCCCAAAGTGTGTATTAAGTGGAAAAGGATGTGGAGTTGCTTAGACAACTAGGATGTTGGCTTAGAAGCAGCCACCATTTAAAGAGTGCGTAATAGCTCACTAGTCGAGTGACTCTGCGCCGAAAATGTACCGGGGCTAAATACACCACCGAAGCTGCGGATTGATACCTATGGTATCAGTGGTAGGGGAGCGTTCTAAGGACAGTGAAGTCAGACCGGAAGGACTGGTGGAGTGCTTAGAAGTGAGAATGCCGGTATGAGTAGCGAAAGACGGGTGAGAATCCCGTCCACCGAATGCCTAAGGTTTCCTGAGGAAGGCTCGTCCGCTCAGGGTTAGTCAGGACCTAAGCCGAGGCCGACAGGCGTAGGCGATGGACAACAGGTTGATATTCCTGTACCACCTCTTTATCGTTTGAGCAATGGAGGGACGCAGAAGGATAGAAGAAGCGTGCGATTGGTTGTGCACGTCCAAGCAGTTAGGCTGATAAGTAGGCAAATCCGCTTATCGTGAAGGCTGAGCTGTGATGGGGAAGCTCCTTATGGAGCGAAGTCTTTGATTCCCCGCTGCCAAGAAAAGCTTCTAGCGAGATAAAAGGTGCCTGTACCGCAAACCGACACAGGTAGGCGAGGAGAGAATCCTAAGGTGTGCGAGAGAACTCTGGTTAAGGAACTCGGCAAAATGACCCCGTAACTTCGGGAGAAGGGGTGCTTTCTTAACGGAAAGCCGCAGTGAATAGGCCCAAGCGACTGTTTAGCAAAAACACAGGTCTCTGCGAAGCCGTAAGGCGAAGTATAGGGGCTGACACCTGCCCGGTGCTGGAAGGTTAAGGAGAGGGGTTAGCGTAAGCGAAGCTCTGAACTGAAGCCCCAGTAAACGGCGGCCGTAACTATAACGGTCCTAAGGTAGCGAAATTCCTTGTCGGGTAAGTTCCGACCCGCACGAAAGGTGTAACGATTTGGGCACTGTCTCAACCAGAGACTCGGTGAAATTATAGTACCTGTGAAGATGCAGGTTACCCGCGACAGGACGGAAAGACCCCGTGGAGCTTTACTGTAGCCTGATATTGAATTTTGGTACAGTTTGTACAGGATAGGCGGGAGCCTTTGAAACCGGAGCGCTAGCTTCGGTGGAGGCGCTGGTGGGATACCGCCCTGACTGTATTGAAATTCTAACCTACGGGTCTTATCGACCCGGGAGACAGTGTCAGGTGGGCAGTTTGACTGGGGCGGTCGCCTCCTAAAGTGTAACGGAGGCGCCCAAAGGTTCCCTCAGAATGGTTGGAAATCATTCGTAGAGTGCAAAGGCATAAGGGAGCTTGACTGCGAGACCTACAAGTCGAGCAGGGACGAAAGTCGGGCTTAGTGATCCGGTGGTTCCGCATGGAAGGGCCATCGCTCAACGGATAAAAGCTACCCCGGGGATAACAGGCTTATCTCCCCCAAGAGTCCACATCGACGGGGAGGTTTGGCACCTCGATGTCGGCTCATCGCATCCTGGGGCTGTAGTCGGTCCCAAGGGTTGGGCTGTTCGCCCATTAAAGCGGTACGCGAGCTGGGTTCAGAACGTCGTGAGACAGTTCGGTCCCTATCCGTCGTGGGCGTAGGAAATTTGAGAGGAGCTGTCCTTAGTACGAGAGGACCGGGATGGACGCACCGCTGGTGTACCAGTTGTTCTGCCAAGGGCATAGCTGGGTAGCTATGTGCGGAAGGGATAAGTGCTGAAAGCATCTAAGCATGAAGCCCCCCTCAAGATGAGATTTCCCATAGCGTAAGCTAGTAAGATCCCTGAAAGATGATCAGGTTGATAGGTTCGAGGTGGAAGCATGGTGACATGTGGAGCTGACGAATACTAATAGATCGAGGACTTAACCATATAATATGAAGCAAATGTTATCTAGTTTTGAAAGAATATAAAAAACTTATTGACTTTATAAAGTCAATAGGTTACAATGATTCTTGTCTTAAATGAATACAGTCTGGTAATGATGGCAGAGAGGTCACACCCGTTCCCATACCGAACACGGAAGTTAAGCTCTCTAGCGCCGATGGTAGTTGGGACCTTGTCCCTGTGAGAGTAGGACGTTGCCAGGCAAAATGGAGGATTAGCTCAGCTGGGAGAGCACCTGCCTTACAAGCAGGGGGTCGGCGGTTCGATCCCGTCATCCTCCACCATATATGTCGGAGGGGTAGCGAAGTGGCTAAACGCGGCGGACTGTAAATCCGCTCCTTCGGGTTCGGCAGTTCGAATCTGCCCCCCTCCACCATTTCTTAAATATTGGGCTATAGCCAAGCGGTAAGGCAACGGACTTTGACTCCGTCATGCGCTGGTTCGAATCCAGCTAGCCCAGCCATTAAGAGCCATTAGCTCAGTTGGTAGAGCATCTGACTTTTAATCAGAGGGTCGAAGGTTCGAATCCTTCATGGCTCACCATTTTTAAAAAAATATGCGGGTGTGGCGGAATTGGCAGACGCACCAGACTTAGGATCTGGCGCCTTTGGCGTGGGGGTTCGACTCCCTTCACCCGCACTTTTAATGAAATATCTCATACATGTCTTGCGGAAGTAGTTCAGTGGTAGAATACAACCTTGCCAAGGTTGGGGTCGCGGGTTCGAATCCCGTCTTCCGCTCCAATTTTCAATATGACATGCCGGGGTGGCGGAACAGGCAGACGCACAGGACTTAAAATCCTGCGGTGGGTGACCACCGTGCGGGTTCGACCCCCGCCCTCGGCACCATATGCGCCCGTAGCTCAATTGGATAGAGCGTTTGACTACGGATCAAAAGGTTAGGGGTTCGACTCCTCTCGGGCGCGCTTTTATTAACGGGAAGTGGCTCAGCTTGGTAGAGCACCTGGTTTGGGACCAGGGGGTCGCAGGTTCAAATCCTGTCTTCCCGATAGTTTTAAAATTTATGGGGCCTTAGCTCAGCTGGGAGAGCGCCTGCCTTGCACGCAGGAGGTCAGCGGTTCGATCCCGCTAGGCTCCACTTTAGTTATTATTGGAGGTATACCCAAGTTCGGCTGAAGGGATCGGTCTTGAAAACCGACAGGCGGCGAGAGTCGCGCGGGGGTTCGAATCCCTCTACCTCCTCCATTTTCTTTAATAATTAAAAAGGAATGGATTAATAGTTAATAAAACTATTATATATATAATAGTAACTAAAATATAATAAGCATTTCCTTCATGGAGGTATACCCAAGTTCGGCTGAAGGGATCGGTCTTGAAAACCGACAGGCGGCGAGAGTCGCGCGGGGGTTCGAATCCCTCTACCTCCTCCATTTTTCAAAATAATATTATATCGTCGCGGGGTGGAGCAGTCTGGTAGCTCGTCGGGCTCATAACCCGAAGGTCGCAGGTTCAAATCCTGTCCCCGCAACCAATGGTCCCGTGGTGTAGTGGTTAACATGCCTGCCTGTCACGCAGGAGATCGCCGGTTCGACCCCGGTCGGGACCGCCATTTATGTTGGCTCGGTAGCTCAGTCGGTAGAGCAGAGGACTGAAAATCCTCGTGTCGGCGGTTCGATTCCGTCCCGAGCCACCATTTTTTTTTGCCGGCTTAGCTCAATTGGTAGAGCAACTGACTTGTAATCAGTAGGTTGGGGGTTCAAGTCCTCTAGCCGGCACCACTTAGGGGCATAGTTTAAAGGTAGAACTGAGGTCTCCAAAACCTCCAGTGTGGGTTCGATTCCTACTGCCCCTGTATAAAGTAATATGGGCCTATAGCTCAGCTGGTTAGAGCGCACGCCTGATAAGCGTGAGGTCGATGGTTCGAGTCCATTTAGGCCCACCATATTATTCCGCAGTAGCTCAGTGGTAGAGCTATCGGCTGTTAACCGATCGGTCGTAGGTTCGAGTCCTACCTGCGGAGCCATGGCCCGTTGGTCAAGTGGTTAAGACACCGCCCTTTCACGGCGGTAACACGGGTTCGAATCCCGTACGGGTCATAAAGAAGAGTCAGCAATTTGCTGGCTCTTTTTTCTTATGTAAATCTAATTTAGAAATTCTCTTTTTTCTCATGCTATTTTTCTGAAATAAATAAAGGGATTTGGGAAAAGCTATGGTATGTATTAAAAGGAGGGAATAAAATAATGACACAAGTTAGAGAACTGATGAGCACAAATGTTGTGCAGTGTACAACACTAGATAATGTATATGAGGCTGCTGTGAAAATGAAAGAAGAGGAAATTGGAATGATTCCCGTTGTTGAAAATGAGCAAGTTGTCGGCCTCGTAACTGATCGCGATTTAGTTGTTCGTGGAATTGCTGAAAAACATCCAGGTTCTAATAAAATTACAAATGTAATGACAACAAATATTGTGTCGGTTTCACCTGATGATTCTGTTGAAAAGGCAACGGAGTTAATGGCACGATATCAAATTAGACGATTACCAGTAGTGAAGAACGGTCAACTTGTTGGTATGTTAGCCTTAGGTGATTTAGCGATAAGAGAATCTGCAGATGATCAAGCAGGATTCGCTTTGAGCGAAATATCGGAGCATACAAAATGAAAATAAATATTTTATTATAAACTTTTGATGAAAATAAAAATCAGATACATTGTTCTAACAATTATAATTAAAGGAATTCCGTTAGTATGATGTATCTGAAAAATTATGTTAAAATTGTATAGGAATATATTTGAAAATTTTTTAAAATTGTTATTCTTAATCTTTAATAGTGAAAAAAATGATATACTAATGAATATAAGTATTATGAGAGATTCTGAATATATCAATATTAATGATTGGTAATGTGTTTAATGAATGGGTATTTCTTATAGAGAGAAAAACGGAAGGGGAATTATATGAGGGCTGTACAAGGCGATCCTAATTGGAATTTGGTTACAGATACATATGTGGAACCGAAGAGTTTCGCTGATTTATTTTCTTTGCTTATACCTTGTCATCCAAAAGGTCAGGGGAAAGAAAGAACAATTTTAGTGTGGAAAGAAAAAGAATTTTATAAAGAAGAAAATTTAGCGCCGTTTATCTTATATGGAATGAATAAAGTTAAAGATTTACCACAGTTTCATAAAGATGAAATCCCAACTTTAGTACGCATTATTCGTTTATGTCAGGAGATGGGATGGTATAAAGAAGCATATACATTTATGATAAATCAAGGATTAGATGAGTTTGTACAAACTTCAATGGAATATGAAACGTGGGATTTTTTGACACAAGCTGTTGCCTTTAATTATTTAATTATTAAATATCGTGTAGGTGAATTAGTGGATGAAGATGTACAGATTTGGGAAAGAGTTAAATTCAACGAAAAATGTATAAACGACTGTAGTAATTTATTATCTCATAAAGAAGTATTAGAGTTTACGTTTTTTTACATATGCAAGCAGGCAAAAACATTATCAAAAGAACAATTAAATTATGAGATGATGAATCTAGCAATATATTGTAATACATATGTTTGTGATCTATATACATTTGATTTATTAAGAAAATATCGTAAATGTACGGACTATTTATCATATTACGGGCCTAGTCAAGCTGTTATAGCTTGTCAAAGAGCGGTACTTTCCCAAATTTCTGATCGACTAGATCCATTAAAAACAACACATGTAGATGATTACTTGTATGTAATGAAGGAAATGATGGAGCATATGACGGTGGGATTAATGAGCCGATATGGACACTTCATTGGAAAGCTATTATCATATGTACCATTTTTCGAGATGATTCAAGTTCCACAGCATGCATATTATTGCGAAGAATTAATGTATGTTTGTAAAGGAATTGAATATAAAGAAGAGGTATTAAAAAATTATATATTTATACAATTACACGATTGTTTGCCATCATTTTTTAGATTATTTCTTAAAAATAAACGCTATGCCACAATTCATGATATTCTCTTTTACTGGTGTGATGATGAACAGAGGTTGGGTTTGGAGAAAAAATATAATTTGAGCTTTATTTATGAAAAATATGCTTGTGGTTAAAATGTAATCACGTATAGAATAGATACAATAATAATAAAAAGGATCTCATATAAGATGAGATCCTTTTTATTTAGTAATATAGGGAAAAGGCAATGAGGATCAAAAATAACATGCCATATACAAGGAATTGTGCATGATTACTGTCTTGTATACCGAAAAATATATTCATTTTTTTATATAAACTAAATATATATTTTACTAAATTATCTTTGAAAGATTGGTACACAGTGTTTCCTCTTTCTAAGTTTCTTGTTGTTGCTTAGTTGTATTAGGAACATTAACGTATTTAGATATAACTAATAAAATGCCCATAAAAAACACGGGGAATACGGTAGATAAGTAGAATCCATTACTAACTACATTGGTAATAAAAGCACTTGATAGAAAAAGTATAATGTAAATATGAGCAATTTTTTGTTTGAGCCGAATCTTAAATGCTTCCATCATAATTTCTAAAACAACAAAGGTTATAATAATAGATAAAAATACAGTATTTGTATTATAGATTATTAAACAATAGATTAAACCGAAAAAAGCTAGGTATTCAATAATTAGTGGTATATTTATTTTACGTGGCATACAAGTTACCTAACGAAGTAAGGCAGCGGATCGACTGCATTTATTTTTTCGAAATTCCATTCCCCGTTATGTAATTCAAAGTGGAGATGTTGTCCGAATGAGTGACCTGTATTTCCCATATAACCTACTAATTGTCCTACTTGAACTTGATCACCAACTTGTACAGTACGATCTTTCAAGTGAGCATAAACTGTTGTGTATAATTTCCCGTTTATATGATGGGCGATGAATACGACATTGCCATAGCTAGCTGAATAATAAGATTTTATAACTTTACCTGCAGCAGCAGCTTGAATGGAGACATTGCCCTGTGCTGCAATATCTATGCCATAATGCATTTGTTCCCAACGCATATCAAATGTTGAACTGATTTTTCCTTGAGCTGGGAATCTGA
The DNA window shown above is from Bacillus clarus and carries:
- a CDS encoding CBS domain-containing protein codes for the protein MTQVRELMSTNVVQCTTLDNVYEAAVKMKEEEIGMIPVVENEQVVGLVTDRDLVVRGIAEKHPGSNKITNVMTTNIVSVSPDDSVEKATELMARYQIRRLPVVKNGQLVGMLALGDLAIRESADDQAGFALSEISEHTK
- a CDS encoding DUF3965 domain-containing protein; protein product: MRAVQGDPNWNLVTDTYVEPKSFADLFSLLIPCHPKGQGKERTILVWKEKEFYKEENLAPFILYGMNKVKDLPQFHKDEIPTLVRIIRLCQEMGWYKEAYTFMINQGLDEFVQTSMEYETWDFLTQAVAFNYLIIKYRVGELVDEDVQIWERVKFNEKCINDCSNLLSHKEVLEFTFFYICKQAKTLSKEQLNYEMMNLAIYCNTYVCDLYTFDLLRKYRKCTDYLSYYGPSQAVIACQRAVLSQISDRLDPLKTTHVDDYLYVMKEMMEHMTVGLMSRYGHFIGKLLSYVPFFEMIQVPQHAYYCEELMYVCKGIEYKEEVLKNYIFIQLHDCLPSFFRLFLKNKRYATIHDILFYWCDDEQRLGLEKKYNLSFIYEKYACG